From Shewanella psychrophila, a single genomic window includes:
- a CDS encoding anthranilate synthase component 1, producing MKLAQVNTSKERISYPEDPLSLYQHLTQDAPHTMLLESAEIESKDNIKSLILTDAALMIRCEGYQLTFTALTDNGQSLLLPIQTFFHSASSNLENNVLKLTLAKQTAQLDEDARLKSTSPLDGLRALVQEIDCGASPAFEDLFLGGVLAYDLIDTVEPLPQVPHGANTCPDYLFYLAETLLTVDRQQETANIVTHNFIAEPTLKNEYAKVLAKRVELVKAQIERVAAAGELIPVTAEVAVDISDETFKNTVISLKSHIVAGNIFQVVPSRSFSLPCPNTLGAYRALRLTNPSPYMFYFRGDDFTVFGASPESALKYETHTNQVEIYPIAGTRQRGKTADGQIDADLDSRIELELRLDKKELSEHLMLVDLARNDVARISQSGTRKIPELLKVDRYSHVMHLVSRVTGQLRIDLDALHAYQACMNMGTLTGAPKVSASQLIRGVEQTRRGSYGGAAGYLNGLGDMDTCIVIRSAFVKNGIAHIQAGAGVVFDSDPQAEADETRQKAQAVITAIKMGGGL from the coding sequence ATGAAACTAGCTCAAGTCAACACGAGTAAGGAGCGGATCTCCTACCCGGAAGATCCTTTAAGTTTATATCAGCATCTTACTCAAGATGCGCCCCACACCATGTTGCTCGAATCTGCTGAAATCGAGAGTAAGGATAATATCAAGAGCCTAATCCTAACCGATGCAGCCTTGATGATACGTTGTGAAGGTTACCAACTGACATTTACCGCCTTGACCGACAATGGTCAGTCTCTACTCTTGCCGATTCAAACCTTCTTTCATAGTGCCAGTTCAAACTTAGAAAACAACGTACTTAAGCTGACATTAGCAAAACAAACCGCGCAGCTAGATGAAGATGCCAGACTCAAATCTACCTCTCCCTTAGATGGTCTGCGCGCCTTAGTCCAAGAGATTGATTGCGGAGCCAGCCCGGCATTTGAAGACCTATTCTTAGGTGGCGTACTGGCTTACGATCTTATCGATACCGTCGAGCCCCTACCTCAGGTGCCCCACGGTGCTAACACGTGCCCGGATTATCTGTTTTACCTGGCCGAAACCCTGCTCACTGTCGACCGTCAACAAGAAACGGCCAATATCGTCACCCATAACTTTATAGCAGAGCCGACGCTCAAGAACGAGTATGCCAAGGTACTCGCCAAACGTGTCGAGTTAGTCAAAGCTCAGATTGAACGGGTCGCAGCCGCTGGCGAACTGATACCGGTTACCGCCGAAGTTGCTGTCGATATCTCGGACGAGACTTTTAAAAACACAGTCATCTCTCTTAAGTCTCATATTGTGGCCGGTAATATCTTTCAGGTCGTGCCATCACGCAGTTTCAGCTTGCCATGTCCCAACACTCTCGGAGCCTACCGCGCCCTGCGCCTGACAAACCCGAGTCCTTATATGTTCTATTTCAGGGGCGATGATTTCACCGTGTTTGGCGCATCACCTGAGAGCGCGCTTAAATATGAGACTCACACTAATCAGGTGGAGATTTACCCCATAGCCGGTACCCGTCAGCGTGGTAAGACAGCCGATGGTCAGATAGATGCCGATCTCGACAGCCGTATTGAACTCGAGCTCCGTCTGGATAAGAAGGAGCTTTCTGAGCACTTGATGCTGGTCGATCTTGCTCGAAATGATGTAGCCCGTATAAGCCAAAGTGGTACTCGTAAGATCCCTGAGTTATTGAAAGTAGACAGATACTCCCATGTGATGCACTTAGTCAGTCGCGTCACAGGGCAACTACGTATAGATCTCGATGCCCTGCACGCCTATCAGGCCTGTATGAACATGGGCACGTTAACTGGCGCACCTAAGGTGAGCGCATCGCAACTTATTCGCGGTGTCGAGCAAACCCGACGCGGCAGCTATGGCGGAGCAGCAGGTTATCTCAATGGCCTTGGTGACATGGATACTTGTATCGTCATCCGCTCAGCCTTTGTTAAAAATGGCATCGCCCATATTCAAGCTGGAGCTGGTGTAGTATTTGATTCAGATCCACAGGCCGAAGCCGACGAAACTCGTCAAAAGGCACAGGCCGTAATAACCGCAATAAAAATGGGAGGCGGACTATGA
- a CDS encoding aminodeoxychorismate/anthranilate synthase component II, translating into MKLYLLDNFDSFTYNLVDQFRSLGFEVVIYRNDLSADFIANKLLNETGKAALVLSPGPGAPHEAGCLMALIAKLAGKVPMLGICLGHQAIIEHYGGKVERAPQVVHGKASPTFHEGVDIFANLPSPLPVARYHSLVATQVPDCLEIIATTEDMPMAISHKSHKAVGFQFHPESILTTLGSQLLTQTLNYLTDAHIHTSAKQEMHNEPTSTSIR; encoded by the coding sequence ATGAAACTTTACCTTTTAGACAATTTCGATTCGTTCACCTACAACCTGGTGGATCAATTCAGAAGCTTAGGCTTCGAGGTGGTTATCTATCGTAACGATCTCAGCGCAGACTTTATCGCCAACAAGTTGTTAAACGAAACAGGCAAGGCGGCCCTGGTACTCTCACCCGGCCCCGGCGCGCCCCATGAAGCTGGCTGCCTAATGGCGCTAATTGCCAAACTGGCCGGCAAGGTGCCTATGCTGGGAATTTGTCTCGGTCATCAGGCCATAATTGAGCACTACGGCGGCAAGGTTGAACGCGCCCCTCAAGTGGTACACGGTAAAGCAAGCCCGACCTTCCATGAAGGAGTCGATATCTTTGCCAATCTGCCCTCACCGCTTCCTGTGGCCCGTTATCACAGCTTAGTGGCAACCCAAGTGCCCGATTGCCTCGAGATAATAGCCACAACCGAAGATATGCCTATGGCTATCAGCCACAAGAGTCATAAGGCGGTAGGTTTTCAATTCCATCCGGAATCAATTTTAACTACACTCGGAAGCCAACTGCTGACACAGACCCTGAACTACTTAACCGATGCCCATATTCATACCTCAGCAAAACAGGAGATGCACAATGAGCCAACTTCAACCTCTATTAGATAA
- the trpD gene encoding anthranilate phosphoribosyltransferase — translation MSQLQPLLDKLYAGQSATRAESKSLVGAIIQGEMSEVAMAGMLIAMKMRGETIDEISGAADALRAAAKPFPAPSDSTRAQGIVDIVGTGGDGHNTINISTTAAFVAAAAGAKVAKHGNRSVSSKSGSSDLLAQFGIDLTMAPETARDCLDELGLCFLFAPHYHGGVRHAVPVRQALKTRTLFNVLGPLINPSHPDFILLGVYSSELVKPIAEVLKALGMKRAMVVHGSGLDEVAIHGDTLVCELVEGEIKQYQITPEELGVTPAQLKDLEGGTPEQNAKFTRAILQGQGQAAHSHAVAANAGCALYISGVCDSVKTGTALALETLASGKAYSLLEQLASASVAAKSDEK, via the coding sequence ATGAGCCAACTTCAACCTCTATTAGATAAACTCTATGCAGGCCAAAGTGCAACCCGCGCCGAGTCGAAATCTCTTGTTGGCGCCATCATCCAAGGTGAGATGAGTGAAGTAGCCATGGCTGGCATGCTGATCGCAATGAAGATGCGCGGTGAGACTATCGATGAAATCTCAGGCGCTGCCGATGCATTGCGCGCAGCGGCAAAACCATTTCCAGCCCCGAGTGATAGTACACGTGCTCAAGGCATCGTCGACATCGTCGGTACTGGCGGTGATGGTCATAACACCATCAATATCTCTACTACTGCCGCCTTCGTCGCAGCAGCAGCGGGAGCTAAGGTGGCCAAACACGGTAATCGTAGTGTCTCGAGTAAATCAGGTTCATCGGATCTGCTTGCCCAGTTCGGTATCGATTTAACCATGGCGCCTGAAACCGCACGAGATTGTCTCGATGAACTCGGCCTGTGTTTCCTGTTTGCTCCCCACTACCATGGTGGTGTGCGTCACGCGGTGCCTGTTCGCCAAGCACTGAAGACCCGCACCCTGTTTAATGTATTAGGACCTTTGATCAATCCATCTCATCCGGATTTCATCTTGCTCGGGGTATACAGCAGTGAACTGGTTAAACCTATCGCCGAAGTATTGAAAGCATTGGGCATGAAGCGCGCTATGGTAGTCCATGGCAGTGGTTTGGACGAAGTGGCTATCCACGGTGACACCTTAGTGTGTGAGTTGGTTGAAGGTGAGATAAAACAATACCAGATCACACCAGAAGAGTTAGGCGTAACCCCTGCCCAGCTTAAGGATCTCGAAGGAGGCACTCCCGAGCAAAACGCAAAATTCACTCGCGCCATACTACAAGGGCAAGGTCAAGCCGCACACAGTCACGCTGTTGCCGCCAACGCAGGTTGTGCGCTTTACATCTCAGGTGTGTGTGACTCAGTCAAAACAGGTACAGCCTTAGCACTCGAGACCCTAGCCAGTGGTAAGGCCTACAGCTTACTCGAGCAACTTGCCAGTGCCAGCGTTGCAGCAAAGTCAGATGAAAAATAG
- the trpCF gene encoding bifunctional indole-3-glycerol-phosphate synthase TrpC/phosphoribosylanthranilate isomerase TrpF yields the protein MKNRIRSNSVSSSTLDLRQSNKENGDSPSKSSNVLTRIVDTKAAHMEALKLRFPEASLKPKISDRSLFEALRAPNAGFIFECKKASPSKGLIRTDFDVEAIADVYNDYAAGISVLTDEQFFQGDMDYIPKVRARVKQPILCKDFFIDSYQVKLAAHQGADAILLMLSVLDDDRYLALACEADKYHLDILTEVSNEAELERAITLNANIIGINNRNLRDLSTDLATTEELAPRIPSDRVVISESGIYNQAQVRRLSPLVDGFLVGSSLMAADDLDLACRTLTLGHNKVCGLTSVEDANVVADAGAIYGGLIFAEKSPRYITPDNAKSLVATHRFSGTQLNFVGVFVNASAKTIADIASSLELFAVQLHGSESEYDIAQVRIALEATNSKAQIWKAVAIKLDPEQTDSELAIPTNVDRILFDSKSNKATGEQFGGTGLSFDWQQSLPNKQDAMLAGGLDADNANNASKQGFYGLDFNSGLESAPGQKDHHKIAAAFSALRQY from the coding sequence ATGAAAAATAGGATTAGGAGCAATAGCGTGAGTAGTTCAACACTAGACTTAAGACAAAGCAATAAAGAAAACGGCGACAGCCCGTCTAAGAGCAGTAATGTATTGACTAGAATCGTCGATACTAAGGCTGCACATATGGAAGCATTGAAGCTACGCTTTCCGGAAGCGAGCCTTAAACCCAAAATATCAGATCGCAGTTTGTTCGAGGCATTAAGGGCGCCAAATGCCGGTTTTATCTTCGAATGCAAGAAAGCCAGCCCATCCAAAGGCCTTATCCGAACGGATTTCGATGTCGAAGCCATAGCCGATGTCTACAATGACTATGCTGCTGGGATCTCGGTACTCACAGATGAGCAGTTCTTTCAGGGCGATATGGATTATATTCCCAAAGTCCGCGCCCGTGTTAAGCAGCCAATCCTGTGTAAGGATTTTTTCATCGATAGCTATCAAGTTAAGCTCGCCGCCCACCAAGGCGCAGATGCTATCCTATTGATGCTTTCCGTACTCGATGATGACCGATACTTAGCTCTGGCCTGCGAAGCAGACAAGTACCACCTCGACATACTCACAGAGGTGAGCAATGAAGCCGAGCTCGAGCGCGCCATTACACTCAATGCCAACATTATCGGCATCAATAACCGTAACCTGCGTGACTTGTCTACCGACTTGGCCACGACAGAGGAGCTTGCGCCTCGTATACCGTCAGATCGTGTGGTGATCAGCGAATCAGGGATATACAATCAGGCACAGGTTCGACGCTTGAGTCCATTAGTAGATGGCTTCCTGGTCGGCAGCTCACTGATGGCAGCTGATGACTTAGACTTGGCTTGTCGTACATTGACGCTCGGCCACAACAAGGTCTGCGGTCTCACATCGGTAGAAGATGCAAATGTTGTCGCCGATGCTGGCGCTATTTATGGTGGTCTCATTTTCGCCGAAAAGTCACCTCGCTATATCACGCCAGACAATGCTAAGTCTCTGGTAGCTACTCATCGGTTCTCGGGTACGCAGCTCAATTTTGTCGGTGTATTTGTTAACGCGTCGGCTAAGACTATCGCCGATATAGCATCATCACTCGAGCTGTTTGCGGTGCAACTCCACGGCAGTGAGTCTGAGTATGATATCGCTCAAGTTCGAATCGCCTTAGAAGCCACGAACAGCAAGGCGCAGATTTGGAAAGCTGTGGCGATTAAACTTGATCCGGAGCAAACCGACAGTGAGCTTGCTATTCCCACAAATGTCGATCGCATCTTGTTCGACAGCAAAAGCAACAAGGCAACTGGCGAGCAATTTGGTGGAACAGGCCTTAGCTTCGACTGGCAACAGTCACTACCAAATAAACAAGACGCCATGCTTGCTGGCGGTTTAGATGCAGACAATGCCAATAACGCGAGCAAACAAGGATTTTATGGCCTGGACTTTAACTCAGGCCTAGAGAGTGCACCGGGGCAGAAAGATCATCATAAGATCGCCGCCGCTTTTAGCGCCCTCAGACAGTATTAA
- the trpB gene encoding tryptophan synthase subunit beta, producing MTKLDPYFGEYGGMYVPQILVPALKQLETAFIEAQEDEAFQAEFSDLLKNYAGRPTALTLTRNLSPNPLVKIYLKREDLLHGGAHKTNQVLGQALLAKRMGKKEIIAETGAGQHGVATALACALLDLKCKVYMGAKDIERQSPNVFRMKLMGAEVIPVTSGSSTLKDACNEAMRDWSGSYEKAHYLLGTAAGPHPFPTIVREFQRMIGEETKKQLFEREGRLPDAVIACVGGGSNAIGMFADFIDEESVQLIGVEPAGLGIDTPMHGAPLKHGKTGIFFGMKAPLMQDSEGQIEESYSISAGLDFPSVGPQHAHLAATGRATYESATDDEALDAFQLLARCEGIIPALESSHAIAYALKLAEKATKETILVVNLSGRGDKDIFTVADILENREKAQESGDDRI from the coding sequence ATGACCAAACTCGACCCCTACTTCGGCGAATACGGCGGTATGTACGTACCGCAGATATTAGTGCCTGCACTAAAACAGCTCGAAACGGCGTTTATTGAAGCTCAAGAAGATGAAGCCTTTCAAGCCGAATTCAGTGATCTTTTGAAAAACTATGCAGGTCGCCCAACGGCACTGACATTGACCCGAAACTTGAGTCCAAATCCTCTGGTAAAAATCTATCTCAAGCGCGAAGACCTGCTTCACGGCGGCGCCCACAAGACCAACCAGGTTTTGGGTCAGGCCTTGCTTGCCAAACGCATGGGTAAGAAAGAGATCATCGCCGAAACAGGTGCTGGCCAACACGGTGTAGCAACCGCCCTCGCCTGTGCACTGTTAGATCTAAAATGTAAGGTCTACATGGGCGCTAAAGACATAGAGCGTCAGTCTCCTAACGTCTTTAGAATGAAGCTAATGGGCGCAGAAGTTATTCCCGTCACATCTGGCTCATCTACCCTGAAAGATGCCTGTAACGAAGCCATGCGAGACTGGTCAGGCAGCTATGAAAAAGCTCACTACTTACTTGGTACCGCTGCCGGGCCGCATCCTTTCCCCACTATCGTGCGTGAATTTCAACGCATGATTGGCGAAGAAACCAAGAAACAACTTTTTGAGCGTGAAGGACGTCTTCCCGACGCGGTTATTGCCTGTGTTGGTGGCGGCTCAAACGCCATCGGCATGTTCGCCGACTTCATCGATGAAGAAAGTGTACAACTTATCGGTGTAGAGCCTGCGGGTCTTGGTATCGATACCCCTATGCATGGCGCACCACTTAAGCACGGTAAAACAGGCATTTTCTTTGGCATGAAAGCACCGTTAATGCAAGACAGTGAAGGTCAAATCGAAGAGTCTTACTCTATATCGGCGGGACTCGATTTCCCATCGGTCGGTCCTCAGCATGCGCATCTTGCGGCTACCGGCCGCGCGACTTACGAGTCCGCAACAGATGATGAAGCACTTGACGCCTTCCAGCTGCTCGCCCGTTGTGAAGGGATTATCCCGGCGCTTGAGTCATCACACGCCATAGCATATGCACTCAAGCTTGCAGAAAAAGCCACCAAGGAAACCATCTTAGTGGTTAACCTATCTGGCCGAGGTGATAAAGATATCTTCACCGTCGCAGACATTCTAGAAAACCGTGAAAAAGCACAGGAGAGCGGCGATGACCGAATCTAA
- the trpA gene encoding tryptophan synthase subunit alpha encodes MTESKQAGRYQAAFAALKEKNQGAFVPFVTLGDPSPELSLKIIDCLVENGADALELGFPFSDPLADGPVIQGANLRSLAAGTTPTQCFEMLTVIRAKYPELPIGLLLYANLVYTKSIDSFYAKAQAAGVDSVLIADVPVEEAEPFIASAKAHNVAPIFIAPPNADSDTLKMVSDKGEGYTYLLSRAGVTGTEAKAGMPISEILSRLKEYNGAPPLLGFGIAEPSQVKEAIEAGAAGVISGSAVVKIIAANKDDETALLTKLGEFTRNMKAAT; translated from the coding sequence ATGACCGAATCTAAACAAGCAGGCCGTTACCAGGCAGCATTTGCCGCACTGAAAGAAAAAAACCAAGGCGCGTTTGTGCCATTCGTGACCTTAGGCGATCCAAGCCCTGAACTGTCATTAAAGATCATCGACTGTTTAGTCGAAAATGGTGCCGATGCCCTGGAGCTGGGCTTCCCCTTTTCTGATCCATTGGCCGACGGCCCTGTTATTCAAGGTGCAAATCTACGCTCACTGGCAGCCGGTACTACACCGACTCAGTGTTTCGAGATGCTCACTGTCATTCGGGCTAAATATCCGGAGCTACCCATCGGTCTTTTGCTTTATGCTAACTTGGTTTATACCAAGAGTATCGATAGCTTTTACGCTAAGGCTCAAGCTGCTGGTGTAGACTCGGTGCTTATCGCCGATGTGCCCGTTGAAGAAGCTGAGCCATTTATCGCATCTGCCAAGGCTCATAATGTAGCGCCTATCTTTATTGCACCGCCAAATGCAGATAGTGACACCCTAAAGATGGTGAGCGATAAAGGTGAAGGTTATACTTATTTGCTTTCACGCGCCGGCGTCACAGGTACAGAGGCAAAAGCCGGGATGCCAATCAGTGAAATTTTATCTCGCCTCAAAGAGTACAACGGTGCGCCGCCACTACTGGGTTTCGGTATCGCTGAGCCTTCCCAAGTGAAAGAGGCTATTGAAGCTGGCGCTGCAGGCGTAATCTCAGGTTCTGCGGTAGTGAAGATTATTGCCGCTAATAAAGATGATGAAACCGCATTGTTAACTAAGCTTGGTGAATTTACCCGCAATATGAAGGCCGCAACCTAA
- a CDS encoding DUF3592 domain-containing protein yields MKNILVLFFAIIFGVVLIKACMRGQEVSKWPSVEGHVTSSEIVKKVEQKTKTQNDRKVRYTETKYVLKLTYEYEVNGTPYSGRDSSFGESSSLSAKQKQKRYPDGKSVNVKFDPKNPYDSVVKI; encoded by the coding sequence ATGAAAAATATTCTTGTGCTTTTTTTCGCCATTATTTTTGGTGTGGTCTTGATAAAAGCTTGTATGCGCGGTCAGGAGGTTTCTAAATGGCCGTCTGTTGAGGGGCATGTTACATCATCTGAAATTGTTAAAAAGGTAGAACAAAAGACTAAAACACAAAATGATAGAAAAGTTAGGTATACCGAGACTAAATACGTTTTAAAATTAACTTATGAGTATGAAGTTAACGGCACGCCTTATTCTGGAAGAGACTCATCGTTTGGTGAAAGTTCAAGCTTGAGCGCTAAGCAAAAACAGAAACGATATCCGGATGGCAAATCGGTAAACGTTAAGTTTGATCCAAAAAATCCCTATGATAGCGTTGTAAAAATATAG
- a CDS encoding alpha/beta hydrolase family protein, with product MKRQLNAVKYAVALSLGLFSFTASASDTLTAEEVIGLQQVAQAQVSPSGDNVAFTRYVPRELYKEENGLHWAELYLVDDKGVERPYITGQVTVNNIQWSADGSLIYFLAKMGEDKFTALYQIPFNGGQAQKTLALKETDVASYALSHDGKQIAIIAKPAKDKSVKELKKLGFMAEVYEENLTNKQLFVLDLAVTDKPLTPVAWNIEDYVSDVQWSSNGERLLVKTQPTALIDDKYMKSQWHIVNVAKQKVMTSFITEGKLGDAEFSYDGKYVAILGAEDKHDPAAGRLYLAETKTGKISEWLPNHLGHVSDFEWKNDKNELYFITNIDTDSVVGLIKPGSNDYQKVVKAGTFIASQLSLSDSDQTIALRANTDKHPNEVYMLRGSKHKVSRLSNSNTWLDDKRLAKQESISFNAKDGVEIGGVLIYPLDYKKGQRYPLIMSVHGGPESHDKDGWLTNYSRPGQLGATQGYAVFYPNYRGSTGKGVDYSKLGQNDYAGKEFDDLVEFKDHLVDMGLVDSKKVGITGGSYGGYASAWAATKLTKHFAASVMFVGVTNQLSKFGTTDISNEMHLVHARSYPWDKWQWYLERSPIYWAGQSETPLLIMHGKDDPRVHPAQSMELYRYMKVQGKTVRLVYYPGEGHGNRKAAAQYDYHLRLMRWMDHYLKSDGKEMPANELDHKANLEAVKKDA from the coding sequence ATGAAGAGACAGTTGAATGCTGTTAAATACGCCGTAGCCTTATCCCTTGGCCTGTTTAGTTTTACTGCGAGCGCAAGCGATACCTTGACCGCTGAAGAAGTGATTGGCTTACAGCAAGTCGCACAAGCACAAGTGAGTCCATCGGGTGATAATGTTGCCTTTACTCGCTATGTGCCCCGTGAGCTGTATAAAGAAGAAAATGGACTGCATTGGGCTGAGCTTTATCTTGTGGATGATAAAGGCGTCGAGCGCCCTTACATCACAGGTCAGGTGACGGTTAATAACATTCAGTGGTCTGCAGATGGCAGCTTGATTTATTTTCTCGCCAAAATGGGCGAAGACAAGTTTACCGCGCTTTATCAGATCCCTTTTAACGGTGGTCAGGCGCAAAAGACGCTAGCGCTAAAAGAGACTGATGTCGCTAGCTATGCCCTAAGCCATGACGGTAAGCAGATCGCCATTATTGCCAAACCAGCTAAAGACAAAAGCGTCAAAGAACTTAAAAAGCTCGGCTTTATGGCCGAAGTCTATGAAGAGAACCTCACGAATAAGCAATTGTTCGTGCTTGACTTGGCGGTGACCGATAAGCCGCTGACACCAGTAGCCTGGAACATTGAGGACTATGTCTCTGATGTGCAGTGGTCATCAAATGGCGAGCGGCTGTTAGTGAAGACTCAACCAACTGCGCTTATTGATGATAAGTACATGAAGTCTCAGTGGCACATCGTTAATGTGGCGAAGCAGAAGGTGATGACCTCATTTATCACCGAAGGTAAGCTGGGTGATGCCGAGTTTTCTTATGATGGCAAGTATGTCGCTATTTTAGGCGCCGAAGATAAGCACGATCCTGCCGCTGGCCGTCTTTATCTCGCAGAAACTAAAACCGGTAAGATCAGTGAGTGGTTACCCAATCACTTAGGTCACGTGAGTGATTTCGAGTGGAAAAATGACAAAAATGAGCTCTACTTTATCACTAACATTGATACTGACTCGGTTGTTGGCTTAATCAAACCTGGTAGCAATGATTATCAAAAAGTAGTTAAAGCGGGTACGTTTATCGCCTCTCAGTTGAGCCTCTCAGATTCTGACCAGACCATTGCACTTCGCGCCAATACCGATAAGCATCCAAATGAAGTCTATATGCTGCGTGGTAGTAAGCACAAAGTGAGCCGCTTGAGTAACTCGAACACTTGGCTCGATGACAAACGCCTGGCTAAGCAAGAGTCTATTTCGTTTAACGCGAAAGATGGTGTAGAGATAGGTGGCGTACTTATTTACCCACTGGATTATAAAAAGGGTCAACGTTATCCACTTATCATGTCGGTACACGGCGGTCCAGAGAGTCATGACAAAGACGGTTGGCTGACCAATTATTCCCGTCCTGGTCAGCTGGGCGCGACTCAAGGTTATGCAGTGTTTTACCCGAACTACCGTGGTAGTACGGGTAAAGGTGTCGACTACTCAAAGCTTGGTCAGAATGATTATGCTGGTAAAGAGTTCGATGATTTAGTCGAGTTTAAAGACCATTTAGTCGATATGGGCTTAGTTGATAGTAAGAAGGTCGGTATTACCGGTGGTTCATACGGTGGTTATGCCTCAGCTTGGGCGGCGACCAAACTGACTAAGCATTTCGCAGCTAGCGTGATGTTTGTCGGTGTGACTAACCAGCTATCCAAGTTTGGTACAACCGATATCTCTAACGAGATGCATCTGGTGCATGCCCGCTCTTACCCTTGGGATAAGTGGCAGTGGTACTTAGAGCGTAGCCCAATTTATTGGGCGGGTCAGTCAGAAACGCCACTGCTTATTATGCATGGTAAAGATGATCCCCGTGTTCACCCAGCGCAATCTATGGAACTTTACCGCTACATGAAGGTGCAGGGGAAAACGGTACGTTTGGTTTACTACCCGGGCGAAGGCCATGGTAACCGTAAGGCTGCCGCTCAGTATGACTATCATCTACGTCTGATGCGCTGGATGGATCACTATCTGAAGAGTGACGGTAAAGAGATGCCAGCGAATGAGCTAGATCATAAAGCTAATCTCGAGGCGGTTAAGAAGGACGCTTAA
- a CDS encoding septation protein A: MKQLLDFLPLVIFFAVYKFFDIYVASGALIAATALQLIVTYALYKKIEKMHLVTFVMVTFFGTLTLVFHDDTFIKWKVTVVYALFAIALAVSQFINKPILKSMLGKELVVEDRIWAHVTWYWVTFFIACGLINIYVAFSLSQETWVNFKVFGLTALTLLNTVVTVVYLFKHMPEEHKKELTKK; this comes from the coding sequence ATGAAACAACTGCTCGATTTTCTGCCTTTAGTCATCTTTTTTGCCGTCTATAAATTCTTCGATATCTATGTAGCCAGTGGCGCCTTAATCGCCGCAACAGCGCTGCAATTGATAGTCACCTATGCACTCTACAAGAAGATAGAGAAAATGCATCTGGTGACCTTCGTGATGGTGACCTTTTTCGGTACCCTCACCTTAGTATTTCATGATGACACCTTCATCAAATGGAAAGTAACTGTCGTTTACGCGCTATTTGCTATCGCTCTCGCAGTCAGCCAGTTCATCAATAAGCCTATCCTCAAGAGCATGCTAGGCAAAGAATTAGTCGTCGAAGACAGAATTTGGGCCCATGTCACCTGGTATTGGGTAACCTTTTTCATCGCCTGCGGCCTTATCAATATTTATGTGGCCTTCAGTTTGTCCCAAGAAACCTGGGTCAACTTCAAAGTATTTGGCTTAACCGCACTGACCTTGCTTAATACGGTCGTGACGGTGGTTTACCTGTTTAAACACATGCCTGAAGAACATAAGAAAGAATTAACTAAGAAGTAA
- a CDS encoding YciI family protein, with amino-acid sequence MWYMISSQDVENSLEKRLAARPEHLARLQQLADEGRLLVAGPHPAIDNENPGEAGFTGSLVVADFPSLEDAQAWADVDPYIAAGVYDKVIVKPFKRVLP; translated from the coding sequence ATGTGGTATATGATCTCATCACAAGATGTAGAGAACAGCTTAGAGAAACGCCTTGCCGCTCGCCCAGAGCATCTGGCACGCCTACAACAATTGGCCGATGAAGGTCGTCTGCTTGTTGCAGGTCCACACCCGGCTATCGACAATGAAAACCCGGGAGAAGCTGGGTTTACCGGTTCACTGGTGGTTGCGGATTTCCCATCGTTAGAAGACGCTCAAGCCTGGGCCGATGTAGACCCTTATATTGCTGCTGGCGTGTATGACAAGGTCATAGTTAAGCCATTTAAGCGCGTACTGCCGTAA